gcAGGAGTTTGTGGAGCCCGTAGTAGGCACGATTTCCCTGAACAATGCGCCTtcggatttcgctgcttaCGTTGTTGTCCGAAGTTACGATCGTGTCAAGGTAGCAGAACTCCTCTACCACCTCGAGATCGTCGCCGTCAACTGATACTCTGCTTCCGAGTCGGGCTCTATCACGTTCAGAGCCCCCGGCAAGCAGGTGCtttgtcttcgtcgcattgatccTCAATACAATCCCAGCGGATTCGCGTTTcagtcgggtgtacgcctcGCACACCGCCGCAGATGTTCgcccgatgatgtcgatgtcatccgcgaagccaaggAATTGGAGAGATCGGGTGAAAATCGTACCCCGGGTGTCGAAGCCCGCGCTTCGcatgacaccttccagagcGATGTTGAACAGCAAACAGGAGAGTCCATCCCCTTGCCTCAGACCCCGGTGAGATTCGAAGGTTTCTGACAGCATGTTCGTcactctcaccttgcactgcaccccgtCCATAGTGGCCCGCAACAGTCGTACCAGCTTCCCAGGGAATCCGTACTGCTGCATGGTGTTCCATAGTTCGGTCCGATCTATGGTatcgtaggccgccttgaagtcgatgaacaggtggtgcgtAGGGATCTGGTGCTCTCGGCatttctggaggatctgccgtagagtAAAGATTTGGTCGGTAGTtgatttgcctccaacaaatCCAAATTGATAGCTGCCGACGAAATCTGTAGCAAGAGGCGAAAGTCTGCAGAAGAGTATTcgggacaggatcttgtaggcaGCATTCAGGACTGTGATGGCCCGGAAGTTAGCACAGTccagcctgtcgccctttttgtacacTGGGTGTATAACACCCAGTTTCCACTCGTCCGGTAGTTCTTCCTGATCCCAAATCCTAACAATCCGATGTAACAAGCCGATGCATGATGACGGCAAGCCTCTCCGGACCCATCTTGAACAGTTCGGCCACCAGACCATCGCTGCCAGCTGACTTGTTACATTTCAGCTGTTTGATGGCGCTGATGACTTCGTCCAAAGATGGCGGGGGCACTTCGTCATTGTCATGCTGGCTGTCGTAGGGTTGCTCTCCTCTGCTTCCTGCGTCTGCTCTGGTATCTGCTCCGTTCAGGTGTCTGTCGAAGTAGCACTTCCATCTGTCAatcacctctcgctcgtccGACAGGATATCTCCCTCCTCACTGCGGCATATAGCGGTCATGGGAGTAAAACCGCTCCGTGCCGCATTCAGCATCCTGTAGAACTTACGAGTTTCCCCCGACTGGGATAGCTGCTGCATGAGTTGCTCGTCCGACTCTTCGAAGCCGCGCTTCTTGTCCTGGAAGAGTAGGGTCTGCTGCCTTCTCAGTCGTCTCTAGTCTTCCACGTTCTGCCGGGTCTATCGCTGGAGCATGCGGGTCCGCACGGCGTTCTTCTCGGAGAGTGCTCGCCTGCACTCATCATCATACCATTCCTTCCTCTGGTTATGGGTCACGCGGCCAATTGTTCGCTCGGCCGTGCTGCTGATGGCTTGCTCCACCATGCGCCAGTGGTCATTGAGAGACATCGCCTCGGTAGTGATGTCCTCCGGCAGCGCTTCCCCAAGCGCGATTGCGAAGTCCCTCGCCACAACAGCTTGTTTCAGCCGGTCTGTGTTGAGCCTTGGGGTGGGCTGATAGCGCAGTTTG
The Anopheles merus strain MAF unplaced genomic scaffold, AmerM5.1 LNR4000069, whole genome shotgun sequence DNA segment above includes these coding regions:
- the LOC121601336 gene encoding uncharacterized protein LOC121601336, whose protein sequence is MIYQSGGEKHELGTAFLVIGEMRKRVIGWWPINERMCRLRIRGRFFNLSIINVHSPHLGSTDDDKDNYYTQLEREYDRCPQHDVKIVIGDFNAQVGREEAFKPTIGSFSAHRLTNDNGLRLVNFASSKHMNIRSTFFQHAPRFSYTWRSPQQTLSQIDHVLIDGRHISDIIDVRTYRGANVDSDHFLVMVKLRQKLCVGNKLRYQPTPRLNTDRLKQAVVARDFAIALGEALPEDITTEAMSLNDHWRMVEQAISSTAERTIGRVTHNQRKECEEGDILSDEREVIDRWKCYFDRHLNGADTRADAGSRGEQPYDSQHDNDEVPPPSLDEVISAIKQLKCNKSAGSDGLVAELFKMGPERIWDQEELPDEWKLGVIHPVYKKGDRLDCANFRAITVLNAAYKILSRILFCRLSPLATDFVGSYQFGFVGGKSTTDQIFTLRQILQKCREHQIPTHHLFIDFKAAYDTIDRTELWNTMQQYGFPGKLVRLLRATMDGVQCKVRVTNMLSETFESHRGLRQGDGLSCLLFNIALEGVMRSAGFDTRGTIFTRSLQFLGFADDIDIIGRTSAAVCEAYTRLKRESAGIVLRINATKTKHLLAGGSERDRARLGSRVSVDGDDLEVVEEFCYLDTIVTSDNNVSSEIRRRIVQGNRAYYGLHKLLRSRRLQQHTKCAIYRTLIRPVVLYGYESWTLLTEDANALAIFERRVLRTIFGVVCEHGVWRRRMNHELAELFGGADILTVIKAGRIRWLRHVMRMPDSCPTRKVLVSDPFGTRRRGAQRARWLDQVESHLSEIGCNRGWRTAAQDRVSWKRIGDLARSTRRAH